TTTCCTTTTTATTTCTTCCATCTTTCTCCATTTCCTGAATTTGTTTGGGGTGGGGGCAGTGGAAGGATGGATTGGGAATCTTTTTACCTGGAAAACTCAATTGTTCTGTGAACTACTGCCACATAACTATGTATATGACTTAGTTGTTTCTTTTTACGTATATTTTGTTTTCGATCTTCATGCTAGATAGGCTGTATTAAGGTTTCAGTTGCCCTTCAGGTTTCAATGTTGCAGTTGCTGGATGTTTCTTTGCTATTGAAACAGTTTTGAGGCCTCTACGTGCAGAAAACTCTCCTCCATTTACTACCGCAATTATAATATTGGCATCTGTTATCTCATCGACAGTCTCAAATGCTGTGCTTGGGGAGAAACAGGCATTCACAGTGCCCGCGTATGATTTGAAATCTGCTGCTGGTATCTGATCTGATTCTTGTTTGTTTTGTAGAACTGAAGGCATATTGGACGTTCTGATTGACTGATGTCATTATTCTGAATCAATGCACTGTCGTGCTGCCTGGGAATGTTCAGTGTTTTACTTTTGTTAGTCTTAGCCTAGGTTGCCATAATTCATCTATTCACTTGTTTTTATGTTTGTTTGATTGAAAGCATACTTACTGAAAAATGTGTTGCACGGCCTTTACTAtcgatatattttttttttctgattcgtaaaaaaaaaaaagaaggtcAAAATAGAGTTTGTACAAGTTGCACTGGGCATACCTAGGGAAATACTACATGACAAATTATCATAGTATGCATGGGTTTGTTGAAAACTTTAAAATGCTTACATAAATTCCAATGTTAATGAAACTGTTGGCCTTCTCTGGATTTCTTTAATATTATTTATCCTACAGACCATTCATGTGGAGAAATAATAGATGCTTAGTTTTTTATAGGAAGTATTATGGTTGCCTGTCAActacttaaaaaaaatattagccgGTGGTCTGATGTGTGTGGTTGGAAGAGTATTGGTGATTGTGCCATGGACTTTTGAATAGAAGTTTTACTTGTTTAATTTTGCTAAATAAGTGTGCATGTCTGATCGAATATTCCTTTTTTTCCTCAGAGCTACCTTTGTACCTTATATTGGGAATGCTCTGTGGAGTAGTAAGTGTCGCTTTCACACGCCTGTTGGCTTGGTTCACAAAGGCATTTCTGCTGATCAAAGAAAAATTCGGGATTCCCGATGTTGTGTGTCCTGCTTTGGGGGGTTTAGGAGCTGGGTTAATAGCTCTCAAATATCCTGGAATATTGTATTGGGGTTTCACTAATGTTGATGAAATTTTACGCACCGGAAAGTCTGCATCAGCACCTGGAATCTGGCTTCTAGTTCAATTATCTGCAGCAAAAGTGGTGGCTACTACTCTATGTAAAGGGTCTGGCCTTGTTGGTGGCTTGTATGCTCCCAGTTTGATGATTGGTGCTGCAGTGGGTGCTGTATTTGGGGGCTCTGCTGGACAGCTTATCAACTCAGCTATTCCGGGAAATGCTACCATTGCCGAGCCACAGGCTTATGCATTAGTAATGTCCTATATGCTTTAAGTCAGCCATATTTCTTTCTATACCATTTTGTTTAATAACTTTGTACCTGCCACTACCGAGCTCTGTTGCAGGTTGGAATGGCTGCAACATTAGCTTCTGTTTGTTCAGTGCCCTTAACTTCAGTTCTTCTTCTCTTTGAGCtgactagagattacagaataTTACTTCCTCTCATGGTAAGCCTCGATCTGAGAATATTGACTCTCTTCTACTTGTCTGTGTTTCTGGAACGACTCTCTTATCCTGCAATAGTCGCGTGAACTCTACTTGTTGCAATGTTTGATTTTATATGAGTGCGTATAGGTTCTTTTTCTTGTTTTACAAGTCGATCCCTTTAAAAAGTGTAGCAATGTCATTATTTTCATTATCAGTCAACCTCGTTTCTCCGAATTTGGCAAGGGAAAGAGGTGCTTGACAATAGAATTATGGCATGGTTACTCATGTTTTTAATTTAGAAATGACCAtcgttttcttattttttatttttatgaatcatTTTATTTACTAATGGAGGAGATCATGCCTCGTCTTATTTACTTGCTGTAGTTTGTTTTGGCACGTTCGTGCTAAATCGTGACGGAAGCAGAATATTGTACATGCTTTGCCATAGAATGGGCTTAGATGTTTTCTAATACATGTAGTAATGTCATCTTTCCTTCTCTCTTTTATCACCAAGTTATTTTTTATAGTGTATGATGATCTTAAATAATCCTTACAAAAGCATCTGCAAACATGTGTTATTTGCCTGTTTTAGTACGTAATTTAATCTCTTTCATGTTTGGTGTCTGAAACCCTTTATTTACTGGCCCCTACGACATATATGAGGTAGaaccaattttttttactcGGTCTTATTATAAAGTATGGGTATAAATGGTTGTGCCTATTGAATATATCTCTAACGGGGTATTTCGTAATTTTTGTTTGTAATCTTTGTATGATAATAGTCATTCACAATGTGGTAACTTGATTTTTATGTGGCAACAGGGGGCAGTTGGACTAGCAATTTGGGTGCCCTCCTTGACAACTCAGCAGAAGGAAACAGAGGTGTCAGATACAAAGCATTCTCCACTTGCTTATTCCATTCTTTCACCATCTGAAGACAAAAGTGAGGATACAAGGAGAATCACTGGTGAAAGAGATGATATAGAACTCTCGATCATTGGCAATGCTGGTACATATCAACTAACAGAGGTGGAAAGTTTACTAGAGAATTTAAAGGTCCGTCTCCTGTTCTCCCTGGTAAAACTGTATCGGAAAAGAAgccattttttttatcatttgttCTATTTCATTTGTGAAGTTGGAGGTTCTATTATTGCTATGAAATATATTTAGCATTTTCCTTCTATTATCAGGTCTCTCAGGCTATGTCAGATAACTGTTTGAAGGTTTCTCCTTCTCAGAGTCTCAGAGAGGTACTAAACTGTATGTCTGATGGTCAACAGAATTGTGCCCTTGTTGTTGATGCTGATGATTATTTGGAAGGAATTTTAACCTATGGTGACATTAAACGATGGTTGTTCAGGAGGTCTGGTGATGCTTCCTCCTGGAACTCAACGGATGTACGTTTCTTTAATAAATATCTTATGGGCATGTAAAATACAATTTATCGTATGGTCTTTCCCCTGTGAAAATACAGAAAAATTTTGTTTATCCTTTTTTGCTATCTGCCATATGGAAATGATACTTCATACAACAATGTAGTTACTGTGAATTCTTTTGTAGGTAAACACATGCACCGTCTCTCCTGTATTTACACGTGGAATAAGTTATCGTGGAAGAGAACGTGGACTTCTGACATGCTACCCAGGTACTGATCTGGCAATGGCTAAGCAGCTAATGGAGGCAAAGGGAATAAAACAATTACCAGTGGTGAAACGGTCTGAAGATGCTCAAAGAGAAAAAAGGCGCAGAGTTGTGGCTGTTCTTTACTATGATTCGATCTGGATTTGTCTCAGGTGCTTGCTAGTTTATTTTATAGTTTACATCACTTCGAGGTCCTGCTGTTTCTTTGAGCTTGCAGACCTTCTCTTTCATACTTGAACTGGAACTTGTTTCCTTATTTCTCTTAGATGCCAATTTGGCCAGTAATATGTGCTTTTTATTGTTAAACATGTTCCTATAAGTTTCCACTCAAGATGTTTTGAtgggtttattttttatttatgttatattgAGTTCCTTGTATTTCTCACATGGAATGAGGTCAAGAGTTTTTTGTAGTTATATGAGGCTCTGCTGTAAGAATGGCTATGCTAATTCTTTAGATAGatgcttttaaatattttagttttGCTTGTATTCAAACCTTATTTAATGTTTCACGATTGTGTTCCATTTCATTCTATTGTTTGAAGATGAACGACGCATTAAACtatcttcaattttttttaagcaCGTGCCACTTCTCCGTACCTTTGAAACATGAGTTTATTGAACAAAAAGATGCAAGTTTTGTGTTTTTGTTTTATGCCTACTCGGTGGTAGCTCAACTCAGGATCGCACTTGGTTTGGTTGTGATCAGTAATTACACTATTTTTCCTCAAGTGTATGATACAatcctgttttattttattgaggCACTATGATATGTGTATGCtaattaaaaattttgtatgtTCATCTACCATTCAATACATCCATTAATTGCTTCTTCTGGATTGTGTGTAGAGATGAGATAAATCACAGGAAGTCAATCAACCAACAACAAGAAGATGACTCTGGGATGATCGTCATAAATGGTCATCAATGACAGTTGTGCCAATAACAGCCAGAAATCGACATTTTCTTCACAAGGCCAAGTGAGTTTCTTTCGTAGAAATTACTTTCCTGCCTGGATTTTGTATCACAAGATTGTATAGAAATAACGTGTACTTCCTAATATAAAAACTAATTTTGTTGCATTCGCTTAATACCACGTGCCATATATGTTACTGTTTCTTATGTAAATTAAGGTCATTATTTAGACACACAAAGGAATTGTACCAGCAGGCGCGTTGCTTAGGGCTTTGCCTGATCCAGTGCGCTCCGCATAATGGAAGCGGCTTTGACTTCGGCAGAATGTTACTCTCTATGTATTTTTATATAAGATATTTATGTATCCCACTGAATTCAAAAAAATACACATAAGATCCATCAGATGGTCTTTTACTAAATTGTAGTGAGTATAACACATCCGACCAGCACAAACCAAGCTTGAAGTCAGTCATGGATAAATCTAAAAATTCTTTTGTATCTTGTACTATCTAttgatattttcaaattttaaaatatcacatgccattaaaaaattttaaattataatatatatttttataatttatagtCTGgaaaaacatttaataaaaataaataaattcaaatacatCTGATTCTCAACCATCTGAAATCACATTTTCCATTAATATTGTCCATGCACAGAAAAACGGAACAGCAAATTTACttataatttttgttttgaGTTAACCTAGGACAGAGGAAAAGAATCCTATTCCTTGATATTCCTTCAAGGAATGAGGAAACTTCAAGCTGTGTCCACCGAACTCTTGATGAGGATTTGATGAGACAAACTCATTTCTTCGTGACAACTGTTCCAATTGTATGTTTCCAGACAATTTGCACACTTCTGGGCTTTATATGATATAACGAGAAAGAAAAAGCGTTTTCAGATAAAAGCAGATCGACCACCCCTACGGCTATGTCTATCATAGGCGGTGTTGAACTTGTCAACCAGCTCGTTCATG
This region of Primulina eburnea isolate SZY01 chromosome 14, ASM2296580v1, whole genome shotgun sequence genomic DNA includes:
- the LOC140811740 gene encoding chloride channel protein CLC-f-like isoform X2, whose amino-acid sequence is MSTGGQLEDRSLLRSYSSASDGDLERGGSQSPPRRNIGSNNKGCLPSDLLKRLDRGLSGSGSRLSVNLRSERDHHRHPSPASPTSSNHFVSADADSGDNSLGNSAPPEWALLLIGCLLGVATGLCVAAFNRGVHVIHEWAWAGTPNEGAAWLRLQRLADTWHRILLIPVLGGVVVGVLHGLLEILEQIMQFTSSQEQGFNVFAAIVPIVKAIQAAITLGTGCSLGPEGPSVDIGKSCANGFSVTMENNRERRIALIAAGAAAGIAAGFNVAVAGCFFAIETVLRPLRAENSPPFTTAIIILASVISSTVSNAVLGEKQAFTVPAYDLKSAAELPLYLILGMLCGVVSVAFTRLLAWFTKAFLLIKEKFGIPDVVCPALGGLGAGLIALKYPGILYWGFTNVDEILRTGKSASAPGIWLLVQLSAAKVVATTLCKGSGLVGGLYAPSLMIGAAVGAVFGGSAGQLINSAIPGNATIAEPQAYALVGMAATLASVCSVPLTSVLLLFELTRDYRILLPLMGAVGLAIWVPSLTTQQKETEVSDTKHSPLAYSILSPSEDKSEDTRRITGERDDIELSIIGNAGTYQLTEVESLLENLKVSQAMSDNCLKVSPSQSLREVLNCMSDGQQNCALVVDADDYLEGILTYGDIKRWLFRRSGDVNTCTVSPVFTRGISYRGRERGLLTCYPGTDLAMAKQLMEAKGIKQLPVVKRSEDAQREKRRRVVAVLYYDSIWICLRDEINHRKSINQQQEDDSGMIVINGHQ
- the LOC140811740 gene encoding chloride channel protein CLC-f-like isoform X1 gives rise to the protein MSTGGQLEDRSLLRSYSSASDGDLERGGSQSPPRRNIGSNNKGCLPSDLLKRLDRGLSGSGSRLSVNLRSERDHHRHPSPASPTSSNHFVSADADSGDNSLGNSAPPEWALLLIGCLLGVATGLCVAAFNRGVHVIHEWAWAGTPNEGAAWLRLQRLADTWHRILLIPVLGGVVVGVLHGLLEILEQIMQFTSSQEQGFNVFAAIVPIVKAIQAAITLGTGCSLGPEGPSVDIGKSCANGFSVTMENNRERRIALIAAGAAAGIAAGFNVAVAGCFFAIETVLRPLRAENSPPFTTAIIILASVISSTVSNAVLGEKQAFTVPAYDLKSAAELPLYLILGMLCGVVSVAFTRLLAWFTKAFLLIKEKFGIPDVVCPALGGLGAGLIALKYPGILYWGFTNVDEILRTGKSASAPGIWLLVQLSAAKVVATTLCKGSGLVGGLYAPSLMIGAAVGAVFGGSAGQLINSAIPGNATIAEPQAYALVGMAATLASVCSVPLTSVLLLFELTRDYRILLPLMGAVGLAIWVPSLTTQQKETEVSDTKHSPLAYSILSPSEDKSEDTRRITGERDDIELSIIGNAGTYQLTEVESLLENLKVSQAMSDNCLKVSPSQSLREVLNCMSDGQQNCALVVDADDYLEGILTYGDIKRWLFRRSGDASSWNSTDVNTCTVSPVFTRGISYRGRERGLLTCYPGTDLAMAKQLMEAKGIKQLPVVKRSEDAQREKRRRVVAVLYYDSIWICLRDEINHRKSINQQQEDDSGMIVINGHQ
- the LOC140811740 gene encoding chloride channel protein CLC-f-like isoform X3, whose protein sequence is MPIRAIILLGIVRHLSGHCCSLGAYLVSLQVFALPHSTVGLVQKFKVHVIHEWAWAGTPNEGAAWLRLQRLADTWHRILLIPVLGGVVVGVLHGLLEILEQIMQFTSSQEQGFNVFAAIVPIVKAIQAAITLGTGCSLGPEGPSVDIGKSCANGFSVTMENNRERRIALIAAGAAAGIAAGFNVAVAGCFFAIETVLRPLRAENSPPFTTAIIILASVISSTVSNAVLGEKQAFTVPAYDLKSAAELPLYLILGMLCGVVSVAFTRLLAWFTKAFLLIKEKFGIPDVVCPALGGLGAGLIALKYPGILYWGFTNVDEILRTGKSASAPGIWLLVQLSAAKVVATTLCKGSGLVGGLYAPSLMIGAAVGAVFGGSAGQLINSAIPGNATIAEPQAYALVGMAATLASVCSVPLTSVLLLFELTRDYRILLPLMGAVGLAIWVPSLTTQQKETEVSDTKHSPLAYSILSPSEDKSEDTRRITGERDDIELSIIGNAGTYQLTEVESLLENLKVSQAMSDNCLKVSPSQSLREVLNCMSDGQQNCALVVDADDYLEGILTYGDIKRWLFRRSGDASSWNSTDVNTCTVSPVFTRGISYRGRERGLLTCYPGTDLAMAKQLMEAKGIKQLPVVKRSEDAQREKRRRVVAVLYYDSIWICLRDEINHRKSINQQQEDDSGMIVINGHQ
- the LOC140811740 gene encoding chloride channel protein CLC-f-like isoform X4, yielding MSTGGQLEDRSLLRSYSSASDGDLERGGSQSPPRRNIGSNNKGCLPSDLLKRLDRGLSGSGSRLSVNLRSERDHHRHPSPASPTSSNHFVSADADSGDNSLGNSAPPEWALLLIGCLLGVATGLCVAAFNRGVHVIHEWAWAGTPNEGAAWLRLQRLADTWHRILLIPVLGGVVVGVLHGLLEILEQIMQFTSSQEQGFNVFAAIVPIVKAIQAAITLGTGCSLGPEGPSVDIGKSCANGFSVTMENNRERRIALIAAGAAAGIAAGFNVAVAGCFFAIETVLRPLRAENSPPFTTAIIILASVISSTVSNAVLGEKQAFTVPAYDLKSAAELPLYLILGMLCGVVSVAFTRLLAWFTKAFLLIKEKFGIPDVVCPALGGLGAGLIALKYPGILYWGFTNVDEILRTGKSASAPGIWLLVQLSAAKVVATTLCKGSGLVGGLYAPSLMIGAAVGAVFGGSAGQLINSAIPGNATIAEPQAYALVGMAATLASVCSVPLTSVLLLFELTRDYRILLPLMGAVGLAIWVPSLTTQQKETEVSDTKHSPLAYSILSPSEDKSEDTRRITGERDDIELSIIGNAGTYQLTEVESLLENLKVSQAMSDNCLKVSPSQSLREEVW